One Fastidiosipila sp. genomic window carries:
- the raiA gene encoding ribosome-associated translation inhibitor RaiA: MKVEILGIDMRINPILRAAIEQKMSKFERFFDDSARGEVKLQPEGAFVRAEVTFKIQALYFRAESVASDAMTAVEQAIDNLEGQIRKNKTRMKKRMKDFSSMEAYFDNEEALGEGMNDEDEFRIIRRKSFTMSEMTPDEAVLQMELLGHSFLLFLSAETNRVCAVYKRVDGDYGLLEPEY, translated from the coding sequence ATGAAGGTTGAAATCCTCGGTATCGACATGCGTATCAACCCGATCCTAAGAGCGGCCATTGAACAGAAAATGTCCAAATTTGAGCGCTTTTTTGATGACAGTGCCAGAGGCGAGGTCAAGCTCCAGCCGGAGGGCGCTTTTGTGCGCGCAGAGGTCACCTTTAAGATTCAAGCCCTTTATTTCCGTGCAGAATCGGTTGCATCCGATGCCATGACGGCCGTTGAACAGGCCATCGACAACCTGGAAGGACAGATTCGGAAAAACAAGACGCGCATGAAGAAGCGCATGAAGGATTTCTCATCCATGGAAGCCTACTTCGATAATGAAGAGGCCTTGGGGGAAGGGATGAACGATGAGGATGAGTTCCGCATCATCCGCAGAAAAAGCTTCACCATGTCTGAAATGACACCCGATGAAGCTGTTTTGCAGATGGAACTGCTGGGCCACTCTTTTCTCCTTTTCCTGTCAGCGGAAACAAACCGCGTTTGTGCCGTCTATAAACGGGTTGACGGCGATTACGGACTGCTGGAACCGGAGTATTAA
- a CDS encoding peptide transporter — protein sequence MKKKIPHFTWRAILLAIPGSILITASSTYVALHASALPWPTIFVAVLSFAVMRLFGKSDINEINVAATGMSAGAMVAGGLVFTLPGLFISGIWKVGDKQLTAQAFIKEHFPVVLLIALAGVLLGTALCWLLRKRNIEQQELPYPIGKAAASTLSAGKAGGSQALVLVIALAAAAAFTLMRDRFVLFPAMLSFSILAIPLTFSMSPMAVGIGGMIGFSSTLYWLLGAGITTAVRFVITETTLLRMIPGAVEKINEWNFTVAIALMVGSGAGTLLNFIFGSYRKRKGSFRTRTERTVRLSRPRGIGLFSLILTAAAFVITILTGMRVIPALLLMAGVFFAALMSSVITGQTGINPMEIFGIIVLLAIRALVKVDAEHAFFIAAIVAVACGYAGDMMNDYKSGHILKTNPAAQFFIELIGGFFGALTASVALLAIIYSAGGVGVQAGLPAAQAHSVNAMVQGLGNPIIFLVAALAGCALTVFFEIPAMIIGIGMMLTDYGLALPIFLGGILEYLSRSHLKKDSQQAIQMGAAGLLGGEGIMGTILAIMAMFSR from the coding sequence ATGAAGAAGAAAATTCCGCACTTTACCTGGAGGGCCATCCTTCTCGCTATCCCCGGCTCCATATTGATTACGGCCTCCTCAACCTATGTGGCACTTCACGCCAGCGCGCTTCCCTGGCCGACCATTTTTGTCGCTGTCCTGTCCTTTGCCGTCATGCGTCTTTTCGGCAAAAGCGACATCAACGAGATCAATGTCGCGGCCACAGGCATGTCAGCCGGCGCCATGGTGGCCGGCGGCCTTGTCTTTACCTTGCCCGGGCTTTTTATTTCGGGGATCTGGAAGGTCGGCGACAAACAGCTGACTGCCCAGGCCTTTATCAAGGAGCACTTCCCCGTGGTCCTTTTAATCGCCCTGGCGGGGGTCCTCCTGGGCACCGCCCTCTGCTGGCTTCTTCGCAAGCGCAACATCGAACAGCAAGAGCTCCCCTACCCCATCGGCAAGGCGGCCGCCTCCACCCTGTCTGCCGGCAAAGCCGGCGGTTCACAGGCCCTGGTCCTGGTGATCGCGCTGGCAGCCGCGGCAGCTTTTACCCTGATGCGTGACCGCTTCGTCCTTTTCCCCGCCATGCTTTCTTTTTCCATCCTTGCCATCCCCCTGACCTTTTCCATGTCGCCCATGGCGGTCGGGATCGGAGGCATGATCGGTTTTTCCTCAACTCTTTACTGGCTGTTGGGCGCGGGCATCACAACAGCAGTGCGTTTTGTCATTACGGAAACGACCCTGCTTCGCATGATCCCCGGCGCCGTGGAAAAAATCAATGAGTGGAATTTCACGGTCGCTATCGCCCTCATGGTTGGCTCGGGAGCCGGTACTTTACTGAATTTCATCTTTGGCTCCTACCGGAAGAGAAAAGGATCTTTCCGGACCAGGACGGAACGGACTGTCCGTTTATCGAGACCCCGGGGGATCGGCCTCTTTTCCCTTATCCTGACCGCTGCCGCTTTTGTCATCACCATCCTGACCGGCATGAGGGTCATTCCCGCCCTGCTCCTCATGGCCGGTGTCTTCTTTGCCGCCCTTATGTCCTCTGTGATCACGGGTCAGACGGGCATCAACCCCATGGAGATCTTCGGGATTATTGTTCTCCTGGCCATCCGGGCCCTGGTCAAGGTGGACGCTGAGCACGCCTTCTTTATCGCGGCCATCGTGGCGGTCGCCTGCGGTTACGCCGGCGACATGATGAATGACTACAAGTCGGGGCACATCCTGAAAACCAACCCGGCCGCCCAGTTCTTCATTGAACTGATCGGCGGCTTCTTCGGGGCCCTGACAGCCTCGGTCGCCCTGCTGGCCATCATCTACTCCGCCGGCGGAGTAGGTGTCCAGGCAGGTCTTCCCGCCGCCCAGGCACACAGCGTCAATGCCATGGTCCAGGGCTTGGGAAATCCCATCATCTTTTTGGTGGCGGCCCTGGCAGGCTGTGCCCTGACCGTCTTCTTCGAGATCCCGGCCATGATCATCGGCATCGGTATGATGCTGACGGATTATGGACTTGCCCTGCCCATCTTTTTGGGAGGCATCCTGGAGTACCTGTCCCGGTCACACCTGAAAAAGGACAGCCAGCAGGCCATCCAGATGGGCGCTGCCGGCCTCCTGGGCGGGGAAGGCATTATGGGGACCATCCTGGCCATCATGGCCATGTTCAGTCGCTAG
- a CDS encoding ATP-binding protein — protein MYLNRQLESSVIKANKGFPVLLVTGPRQVGKSTMLKYLKSEDRTYITLDDPRIKQAALASPADFFRLYPPPLLIDEIQYAPSLFPYIKMVVDERDEPGLFWLTGSQLFQLMENVRESLAGRVAVMNLFPLSYGELVKDHSPPYPQDEELLIERWKIRKEISFQTIAERIFEGGMPRLVLHRDIELQQFFSSYLQTYLQKDVRDVTHILDMSIFLRFVQLLATRTAQELNLTSISAAVGIDGTTARRWLEILLLTGIVYKLPAWSGNLGKRLIKRPKLYFADTGICSYLCGFETAGEAFNGPLGGALFETYVVNEIMKSWVHSGRCAPFYYVRDSNKNEIDLIIERNQKLHPFEIKKSSQPAHPFKNWSMLGRKKESIAYSGIICTCDQLLPAGHQRWLIPWQMI, from the coding sequence ATGTATCTCAACAGGCAGCTTGAGTCGAGTGTCATCAAAGCAAATAAAGGTTTCCCGGTTCTTCTTGTGACTGGACCGCGTCAGGTGGGCAAAAGCACCATGCTGAAATATTTAAAATCAGAGGACCGTACCTATATCACCCTGGATGATCCCCGCATCAAGCAGGCTGCGCTTGCGTCTCCTGCTGACTTTTTCAGGCTTTATCCGCCGCCCCTGCTGATCGACGAGATCCAATACGCTCCAAGCTTGTTTCCCTACATCAAGATGGTCGTTGACGAGCGCGACGAGCCGGGTCTTTTCTGGCTGACGGGATCACAATTGTTCCAGTTGATGGAAAATGTACGTGAATCACTTGCGGGCCGCGTTGCAGTTATGAATCTCTTTCCCTTGTCTTATGGGGAGTTGGTCAAGGATCACTCACCTCCTTACCCTCAAGATGAGGAATTATTGATAGAGCGCTGGAAAATCCGGAAAGAGATCAGCTTTCAGACAATTGCAGAAAGAATATTCGAGGGCGGCATGCCGAGACTTGTTTTGCATCGGGACATTGAGTTGCAACAGTTTTTTTCCTCCTACCTTCAAACTTACCTGCAAAAAGATGTAAGGGATGTCACACATATTCTTGATATGAGCATCTTTTTGCGTTTTGTTCAGCTGTTAGCGACCCGGACCGCACAGGAGCTTAATCTTACAAGTATTTCGGCGGCGGTCGGGATTGATGGGACAACCGCCCGAAGGTGGCTTGAGATACTCCTGCTAACCGGCATAGTCTACAAGCTTCCCGCATGGTCGGGCAACCTGGGAAAAAGGCTTATTAAAAGGCCTAAGCTCTATTTTGCCGACACAGGCATCTGTTCTTATCTCTGCGGCTTTGAAACAGCGGGGGAAGCCTTCAACGGTCCGTTGGGCGGTGCCTTGTTTGAAACTTATGTGGTCAATGAAATCATGAAAAGCTGGGTTCACTCCGGACGCTGTGCCCCCTTCTATTACGTGCGCGATAGCAACAAGAATGAAATCGATTTGATCATTGAGCGAAACCAGAAACTTCACCCATTCGAAATTAAAAAGAGCAGTCAACCCGCGCATCCCTTTAAAAATTGGTCCATGCTGGGCAGGAAAAAGGAATCCATTGCCTATTCAGGTATCATCTGTACTTGTGATCAACTTCTTCCCGCGGGCCATCAGCGCTGGCTGATTCCCTGGCAGATGATCTAG
- the gap gene encoding type I glyceraldehyde-3-phosphate dehydrogenase: MAIKVAINGFGRIGRLVFRGLVERGLLDSEVDLVAIVARNTKADYFVYQLTYDSSQHRWEHDLKTEKSDPSLEENDVIVIDGKHRVQSVLAGLEPKDLDWKSLGVDYVIDSSGKFNDYDKAMGHIEVGAKKVILTAPGKGPVKTIVMGVNEGNYVPGEDVVVSNASCTTNCLAPIVHVLLKEGLEIEKGLMTTIHAYTASQKVVDGTSLKNWRLGRTAAENIIPTTTGAAKAVGIVLPEVAGKMTGMAFRVPIATGSVIDLTVLLKQDTSIEAIDAMMKKASETYLKGYLKYTKDPIVSTDVIHDAYSSIYDSGATLQNNLKGEKRFFKLVAWYDNEWGYSERTIDLLLHVAREDQKAGL; encoded by the coding sequence ATGGCCATTAAAGTCGCAATTAACGGATTCGGCCGCATTGGACGCCTGGTCTTCAGAGGCTTGGTAGAGCGCGGTCTGCTTGACAGTGAAGTCGACCTGGTTGCTATCGTTGCAAGAAACACCAAGGCTGACTACTTTGTCTATCAGCTGACCTACGATTCTTCGCAGCACCGCTGGGAACACGACCTGAAGACGGAGAAATCCGATCCTTCACTGGAAGAAAACGATGTCATCGTCATCGATGGCAAGCACCGGGTCCAGAGTGTCCTGGCAGGCCTGGAACCCAAGGATCTTGACTGGAAATCGCTTGGCGTTGACTACGTCATCGATTCGTCCGGCAAGTTCAATGATTACGACAAAGCCATGGGCCACATTGAAGTGGGCGCTAAAAAGGTAATCCTGACCGCCCCCGGCAAGGGCCCCGTCAAGACCATTGTCATGGGAGTCAATGAGGGCAATTATGTACCTGGAGAAGATGTCGTTGTTTCCAACGCCTCCTGCACAACCAACTGCCTGGCGCCCATTGTCCATGTGCTGCTCAAGGAAGGCCTGGAAATTGAAAAAGGCCTGATGACGACCATTCACGCCTACACCGCCTCGCAAAAAGTGGTCGACGGCACCTCGCTCAAGAACTGGCGCCTGGGCCGCACAGCCGCTGAAAACATCATCCCCACCACCACGGGCGCGGCCAAAGCCGTCGGCATCGTTTTGCCGGAAGTGGCGGGCAAGATGACGGGCATGGCCTTCCGCGTCCCCATCGCGACCGGTTCGGTGATCGACCTGACGGTCCTGCTCAAGCAGGATACCTCCATCGAAGCGATCGATGCCATGATGAAAAAGGCATCGGAGACCTACCTGAAAGGTTACTTGAAGTACACCAAGGATCCCATCGTCTCGACAGATGTCATCCATGACGCCTACTCATCCATCTATGATTCAGGAGCGACCCTCCAGAACAACCTTAAGGGCGAGAAGCGCTTTTTCAAGCTGGTTGCCTGGTACGACAATGAGTGGGGCTATTCCGAACGCACCATCGACCTCCTGCTCCATGTGGCCAGGGAGGATCAAAAAGCCGGCCTGTAA
- a CDS encoding aminomethyl-transferring glycine dehydrogenase subunit GcvPB — MPKCKHTPLIFELASQSKAGSYIRPLDVEKPDFAEWFGKDYRSEKPAIPDVDEITVVRHYSNLSNKNYHVEMGPYPLGSCTMKYNPKINEDLAALPGFAATHPLQPDETVQGNLELLYRLEQQLNDITGMDAYTFQPAAGAHGELAGLLLIKAYHEDRGDTKRQVMIIPDAAHGTNPATAAMVGYTVRMVKSNSEGMVDLKELEKALGDDVAGLMLTNPNTLGIYERNIEKITRMVHDAGGLCYYDGANINAIFMHARPGDMGFDCVHLNVHKSFSTPHGGGGPGAGPVGCKAHLEPYLPRPVVRKDGKGYALDYDRPKSYGKIRSFTGSFGVLVKTYAYILRNGAEGLHQVAEGAVANATYIRERLKLAYRIPYDTPTMHEFVMSDEWQQKQSGISTLDLAKRLIDYGFHPPTIYFPLIVDGAMMVEPTETETWRDLDQLADAFLKIAEEAGEDPELLKNAPHDTPISRPDETRAAREPVLAG, encoded by the coding sequence ATGCCTAAGTGCAAACACACCCCTCTGATTTTTGAGTTGGCCTCCCAAAGCAAGGCCGGGAGCTACATTCGACCGCTTGATGTGGAAAAACCTGACTTTGCGGAATGGTTTGGCAAGGATTACCGGTCAGAAAAACCGGCCATCCCTGATGTCGATGAAATTACGGTGGTCCGTCATTACTCGAATCTGTCCAACAAAAACTACCACGTTGAGATGGGGCCCTATCCGCTGGGTTCCTGCACCATGAAGTACAATCCCAAGATCAATGAAGATCTGGCGGCCCTTCCCGGTTTTGCGGCCACCCACCCGCTTCAGCCCGATGAGACGGTCCAGGGCAACCTGGAGTTGCTCTACCGGCTAGAACAGCAACTCAACGACATCACCGGCATGGATGCCTATACCTTCCAGCCGGCAGCGGGCGCCCACGGGGAGCTGGCCGGCCTGCTCCTGATCAAGGCCTACCACGAAGACCGGGGCGACACCAAACGCCAGGTCATGATCATCCCCGATGCTGCACACGGAACCAACCCCGCTACGGCGGCCATGGTCGGCTACACGGTCCGGATGGTCAAATCCAATTCCGAGGGCATGGTCGATCTCAAGGAACTCGAAAAGGCTCTGGGTGATGATGTGGCCGGCCTCATGCTGACCAATCCCAATACCCTGGGCATTTACGAACGGAACATCGAAAAGATTACGCGCATGGTACATGATGCAGGCGGACTCTGCTATTACGACGGTGCCAACATCAATGCCATCTTCATGCATGCCCGTCCCGGTGATATGGGTTTTGACTGTGTTCACCTGAATGTCCACAAGAGCTTCTCGACACCTCACGGCGGTGGCGGGCCGGGCGCGGGCCCTGTCGGCTGCAAGGCACACTTGGAGCCCTACCTGCCCAGGCCGGTAGTCAGAAAGGACGGGAAGGGCTATGCGCTTGATTATGACAGGCCCAAGTCCTACGGCAAGATCCGCTCTTTTACCGGTTCTTTCGGCGTCCTGGTCAAAACCTACGCCTACATCCTGAGGAACGGAGCTGAGGGGCTGCATCAGGTGGCTGAAGGGGCTGTCGCCAACGCGACCTACATCCGCGAACGCCTGAAGCTGGCTTACAGAATTCCCTACGATACCCCGACCATGCATGAATTTGTCATGTCGGACGAATGGCAGCAGAAACAATCGGGTATTTCCACCCTGGATCTGGCCAAGCGTCTGATCGACTACGGCTTCCATCCGCCCACCATTTATTTCCCGCTGATTGTTGACGGAGCCATGATGGTGGAGCCAACGGAAACAGAGACCTGGCGCGACTTGGATCAGCTGGCCGACGCCTTCTTGAAGATTGCTGAGGAAGCCGGAGAGGATCCTGAGCTTCTCAAAAATGCGCCCCACGACACGCCGATTTCAAGGCCTGACGAGACGCGGGCAGCGCGTGAACCTGTCCTGGCCGGCTGA
- a CDS encoding aminomethyl-transferring glycine dehydrogenase subunit GcvPA: MTGYLPMDREERREMLASVGVDLDQLFAMIPDCDCVRVAAYEALQNVGMSEQEVAEEVKALAAKNSSSQSHDSYLGAGYYDHYQPAAVQHLISRSEFLTSYTPYQAEISQGTLQAIFEWQSYITRLTGLPVANASLYDAASGAAEAALLACRDKRLYKVFVSEGVHPDTLETIRTYCHAAGIEVVTGPLDENGRTSEFPQDKKEYAGFLVQSPNFYGVVEDLDLLAEKAHEAGALAVVSQDPVSLAILKRPGDSGVDIAVGEAQSLGLPTSYGGPGAGYMAVTDRLMRKMPGRICGATVDRHGRTSYVLTLQAREQHIRRERATSNICTSQALMATAATIWLALQGGSGLLDVAEQSAAKAIYLERKLTQGGCFKRVFSAPYFREFLLEVKEGIDLDQVNADLLEEGIIGGLVLPGNRLLIAVTEKKTKAQLDRFAKTLLRLCAEQEGGRHA; this comes from the coding sequence ATGACCGGATACCTCCCCATGGACCGTGAAGAACGCCGCGAGATGCTGGCGTCGGTGGGAGTTGATCTGGATCAGTTATTCGCCATGATTCCGGACTGTGACTGTGTCCGGGTCGCTGCCTATGAGGCCCTGCAAAATGTGGGCATGAGCGAGCAGGAAGTGGCTGAAGAGGTCAAGGCGCTGGCGGCCAAAAACTCGAGTAGCCAAAGCCATGACAGCTACCTGGGGGCCGGATATTATGATCATTATCAACCGGCCGCCGTTCAGCATCTGATCAGCCGTTCCGAGTTCCTGACTTCCTACACCCCCTACCAGGCGGAAATATCCCAGGGAACCCTGCAGGCCATTTTTGAATGGCAGAGCTACATCACACGCCTGACTGGCCTTCCGGTCGCCAACGCCTCGCTTTATGACGCGGCTTCAGGGGCTGCGGAGGCTGCCCTGCTGGCCTGCCGGGACAAGCGGCTTTATAAGGTCTTTGTCTCCGAGGGAGTCCACCCGGACACCCTGGAAACCATCCGGACCTACTGTCATGCGGCCGGCATTGAAGTGGTGACCGGCCCGCTTGACGAGAATGGCCGGACAAGTGAATTTCCGCAAGACAAGAAGGAATACGCCGGCTTTCTGGTCCAAAGCCCCAACTTCTACGGTGTGGTCGAGGATCTGGACCTGCTGGCTGAAAAAGCACATGAAGCCGGAGCCCTGGCCGTGGTCTCGCAGGATCCGGTCAGCCTGGCCATCCTGAAACGGCCCGGCGACAGCGGGGTTGACATCGCTGTCGGCGAAGCCCAGTCACTTGGCCTCCCCACTTCTTACGGAGGCCCGGGGGCCGGCTACATGGCGGTCACCGACCGCCTGATGCGCAAGATGCCGGGCAGGATCTGCGGGGCCACCGTTGACCGCCATGGGCGGACCAGCTATGTTCTCACACTCCAAGCCAGGGAACAACACATCCGCAGGGAGCGGGCCACTTCCAATATTTGCACCAGCCAGGCCCTGATGGCGACTGCCGCCACCATCTGGCTGGCCCTCCAGGGAGGGTCGGGCCTGCTTGACGTGGCGGAACAATCCGCCGCCAAGGCCATTTACCTGGAGCGGAAATTGACGCAAGGCGGCTGTTTCAAACGTGTGTTTAGCGCCCCCTATTTCCGTGAATTCCTCCTTGAGGTCAAAGAAGGCATCGATCTGGATCAGGTAAATGCCGATCTGCTGGAGGAAGGCATCATCGGAGGCCTGGTTCTGCCGGGTAACCGCCTGCTGATCGCGGTGACGGAAAAGAAGACGAAAGCGCAGCTCGACCGCTTCGCAAAGACCCTTCTCCGCCTTTGTGCCGAACAGGAAGGAGGACGCCATGCCTAA
- the gcvH gene encoding glycine cleavage system protein GcvH: MEGLKFSKTHEWVKVEGNLAVVGLSDFAQKELGDIVYAEPGIEGTAVEIGDIIGTVESVKTASDLYAPVSGEIVDANRDIEDEPEIINQAPWDTWFVKIEMADPAELDVLMDQAAYDAFCEEEGA; the protein is encoded by the coding sequence ATGGAAGGTCTGAAATTCTCAAAAACACATGAATGGGTCAAAGTGGAAGGAAATCTCGCAGTTGTCGGACTCAGCGATTTCGCGCAAAAAGAGCTGGGTGACATTGTCTATGCGGAGCCGGGGATTGAAGGCACCGCGGTGGAGATTGGGGACATTATCGGGACGGTCGAATCGGTCAAGACAGCCTCGGATCTTTACGCCCCTGTAAGCGGCGAAATTGTTGACGCCAACCGGGACATCGAAGATGAGCCCGAGATCATCAACCAGGCGCCCTGGGATACCTGGTTCGTAAAAATTGAGATGGCGGATCCGGCGGAACTTGATGTCCTGATGGACCAGGCCGCCTATGATGCTTTCTGTGAGGAGGAAGGGGCATGA
- the gcvT gene encoding glycine cleavage system aminomethyltransferase GcvT yields MKKTPLYDRHVALGARMVDYAGWNMPVQYAGVKEEIAAVREETGIFDVSHMGEIRVSGRGAGGFLDWLLTRRVTGKKPDRITYAIMSAADGGTVDDLLVYTMGEEDYLLVVNAANKDKDLIHIRGSLDAYKMAYPDRPSGIAIIDESDLYGQLAVQGPGSLDLMLELAGQLGLSPEEKEELRDLKRFRALFVKMEGEDLDMIISRTGYTGENGYELYLPASKTGHYWDLFIETGVTPCGLGARDTLRLEAGMPLYGHEMSADINALEGGMSFFVDLDHDFQGRVMKDKVKRRQLALVSDTKAIPREGYEVYVEGSKVGVITSGTFSPTLDKGIAFALVDLDTPEVEKVEVLVRKNLQPFTVVEPPFVG; encoded by the coding sequence ATGAAAAAAACACCATTATACGATCGCCATGTCGCCCTCGGAGCCCGCATGGTCGACTACGCCGGCTGGAATATGCCGGTTCAGTACGCGGGAGTCAAGGAGGAAATCGCAGCGGTGAGGGAGGAAACCGGCATATTTGACGTCTCGCATATGGGCGAGATCCGGGTCTCGGGCCGGGGCGCGGGCGGCTTTCTCGACTGGCTGCTGACCCGGCGTGTGACAGGGAAAAAACCCGACCGGATTACCTATGCCATTATGAGCGCCGCCGATGGCGGAACTGTGGACGACCTGCTCGTCTACACCATGGGGGAGGAAGACTATCTTCTGGTGGTGAATGCCGCCAATAAGGACAAGGATCTGATCCATATCAGGGGAAGCCTCGATGCCTATAAGATGGCTTATCCGGACCGCCCGTCGGGGATTGCCATCATCGATGAGTCCGATCTTTATGGACAGCTTGCCGTTCAGGGGCCGGGCAGCCTGGATCTCATGCTGGAGCTTGCGGGACAGCTGGGCCTGAGTCCGGAGGAAAAGGAAGAACTGCGTGACCTGAAACGTTTCCGTGCCCTCTTCGTAAAAATGGAGGGGGAAGACCTGGATATGATCATTTCCCGTACCGGCTATACGGGTGAAAACGGCTATGAACTCTATCTCCCGGCCTCAAAGACCGGTCATTACTGGGATCTCTTCATTGAAACCGGCGTGACTCCCTGCGGACTGGGTGCCCGTGATACGCTGCGTCTGGAAGCGGGCATGCCGCTTTATGGCCATGAAATGTCGGCTGATATCAATGCTCTGGAAGGGGGCATGAGTTTCTTCGTTGATCTGGATCACGATTTCCAGGGCAGGGTCATGAAAGACAAGGTGAAGCGCCGTCAGCTGGCACTGGTCAGCGACACCAAGGCCATCCCCCGTGAAGGTTATGAAGTCTATGTAGAGGGCAGCAAGGTTGGCGTCATTACCTCGGGAACCTTCTCCCCGACCCTGGATAAGGGCATCGCCTTTGCCCTGGTTGACCTGGACACGCCGGAAGTTGAAAAAGTCGAGGTGCTGGTCCGCAAGAATTTGCAGCCCTTTACGGTGGTCGAGCCGCCCTTCGTCGGCTGA
- a CDS encoding ECF transporter S component produces MRTEGRRSSRLLEWMVILAVPALLVLCAWLEITQAAVLTFFAAILAIIPFFFRFEGADPKPRDIMPPVVMAALATAGQLVFAPVASFKPVGAVIIVTAIAFGRQTGFVTGALTALSSNMFFGQGPWTPWQMFAWGLIGYLAGTFSERGWFRHRFFVYLYGFLSGLIFGLIMDSWHIIGFIQPLTWKNALAAYGAGLPMNLTLSVATLLFLLPILEPWSRKLTRIKRKFDLSDGQQSR; encoded by the coding sequence ATGAGGACTGAAGGCAGGAGAAGCTCCCGTCTGCTGGAATGGATGGTAATCCTGGCGGTACCGGCCCTTCTCGTGCTTTGCGCTTGGCTCGAAATCACCCAGGCGGCGGTCTTGACTTTCTTTGCGGCCATCCTTGCCATCATTCCCTTCTTTTTCCGTTTCGAAGGGGCAGACCCCAAGCCGCGTGACATCATGCCTCCCGTCGTCATGGCGGCCCTGGCCACAGCCGGCCAGCTGGTATTCGCCCCCGTCGCCAGTTTCAAGCCCGTCGGAGCGGTCATCATTGTGACCGCCATCGCCTTTGGCCGGCAGACAGGCTTTGTAACTGGCGCCCTGACCGCTTTGAGCTCGAATATGTTCTTCGGGCAGGGGCCCTGGACGCCCTGGCAAATGTTCGCCTGGGGCCTGATCGGCTATTTGGCGGGAACCTTCAGCGAGCGCGGCTGGTTCCGGCACCGGTTTTTTGTTTATCTTTATGGTTTTCTCTCAGGCTTGATTTTCGGCCTGATTATGGATTCCTGGCATATCATCGGCTTTATCCAGCCCCTGACCTGGAAAAACGCCCTGGCTGCCTACGGCGCCGGCCTGCCTATGAATCTGACCCTGTCCGTGGCCACCCTTCTTTTTCTCCTGCCCATCCTGGAGCCCTGGAGCCGCAAGCTGACACGCATCAAACGCAAGTTCGATTTATCAGACGGCCAACAGAGCAGGTGA